The following proteins are co-located in the Psilocybe cubensis strain MGC-MH-2018 chromosome 5, whole genome shotgun sequence genome:
- a CDS encoding Dehydrogenase azaJ codes for MPVTHKAALYKEKFGPFVVEEVQTYKPGPGEILIKIHATSLNPVDWKIHKTGVFGVWLENYPAIVGTDIAGDVEEVGEGVSEFKRGDKVFCQGKLENDGSSFQQYTVALAATAARIPHNLSYDEVAALPVVLSCSWVALYNKVPHGLGITPPTTKKTQGLYAGTPILILGGATSVGQLAIQFAKLSGFSPIIATASLKHSDHLKSLGATHVLDRSLPTETLVEQSRQITDKPIKYVFDTVSAESTQKTGIAILATGGNMAVVLPPAVEVPEGKNIIVAIGLLRFPSNIELLENLYHDTITGILEQGLIKPNKIEVLPNGLEGIAEGMARMEADTISGLKLVAHPQETA; via the exons ATGCCAGTTACCCACAAAGCCGCTCTGTACAAAGAAAAGTTTGGACCATTTGTTGTGGAAGAAGTTCAAACCTACAAACCCGGTCCTGGAGAGATTTTAATCAAGATACATGCAACCTCCCTGAACCCCGTCGACTGGAAAATTCACAAGACTGGGGTCTTCGGCGTGTGGTTAGAAAACTATCCTGCTATTGTTGGGACAGATATTGCTGGTGATGTCGAAGAAGTTGGGGAGGGTGTTTCCGAGTTCAAACGAGGAGACAAGGT ATTTTGTCAAGGAAAGCTTGAGAATGATGGAAGTAGCTTCCAGCAATACACCGTCGCTCTGGCTGCCACGGCTGCTCGA ATCCCTCACAACCTCTCGTACGACGAGGTTGCGGCCCTCCCTGTTGTTCTCAGTTGCTCATGGGTTGCACTGTACAACAAAGTCCCCCATGGCCTAGGCATTACTCCTCCCACAACCAAGAAAACGCAGGGACTATATGCAGGTACACCAATCCTCATCCTTGGCGGAGCAACGTCGGTTGGGCAGCTCG CCATACAATTTGCGAAGCTATCTGGCTTCTCGCCAATCATTGCTACAGCGTCATTGAAGCACAGCGATCACCTTAAATCCCTCGGAGCAACACACGTGCTGGACCGTAGTCTTCCGACAGAGACGCTCGTCGAGCAAAGCCGCCAGATCACTGACAAGCCGATCAAATACGTATTTGACACTGTATCGGCAGAGAGCACACAGAAAACTGGAATTGCTATTCTCGCGACTGGTGGAAATATGGCAGTTGTCCTTCCCCCTGCCGTCGAAGTACCGGAAGGGAAGAACATCATAGTTGCAATTGGCTTGTTGCGATTCCCATCAAATATCGAACTGCTCGAAAACCTTTACCATGATACTATCACAGGGATACTCGAGCAAGGCCTAATTAAG CCTAACAAGATTGAAGTCCTTCCCAATGGGCTGGAGGGTATTGCTGAAGGAATGGCCAGAATGGAGGCAGATACCATCTCTGGTCTGAAACTTGTTGCCCATCCTCAGGAAACAGCTTAA
- a CDS encoding Dehydrogenase azaJ, producing the protein MTLTHKALVLPEQFGKFVVADFPREAPGPGEILIKVQSAALNPVDWKIQKWDGLMDGYPAVLGSDIAGDVEEVGEGVKEFKKGDRVFGQGEFRKTRGAFQQYVVSSASTTSKIPPKFSYDEASTLPMALTTAYSGLYSKPPNGFGLEAPLTDAAVGKYSGNPIVIFGGSSSVGQFTIQLAKVSGFSPIITTASLRHADALKDIGCTHVLDRNLSSDALNAEISQITTKPIHHVYDSISSDLTQQIAFDILSPGGRIVYVSFPTVKATEEKQINFAYAKLTIPPNTEHMPAFYHDHVYSFIEKGWITPNNIEVLPNGLAGVIEGLQRLEADKVSRLKLVARPQETD; encoded by the exons ATGACCCTGACCCACAAAGCCCTTGTACTTCCCGAGCAGTTTGGAAAATTCGTCGTCGCAGACTTCCCTCGCGAAGCGCCCGGTCCTGGCGAAATCCTGATTAAAGTGCAGTCAGCGGCACTAAATCCCGTCGACTGGAAGATCCAGAAATGGGATGGTTTGATGGACGGATACCCTGCCGTTTTAGGGAGTGACATTGCCGGAGACGTTGAGGAGGTCGGAGAAGGCGTGAAAGAATTCAAGAAAGGAGATAGGGT CTTTGGTCAGGGAGAATTCAGAAAGACCCGAGGCGCGTTCCAGCAGTACGTCGTATCATCTGCCTCAACGACATCCAAG ATTCCGCCTAAATTTTCTTACGATGAAGCCTCCACGTTACCGATGGCACTCACCACAGCTTATTCGGGTCTTTATAGCAAACCACCCAATGGATTTGGCCTCGAGGCTCCGTTGACCGACGCAGCTGTCGGTAAATACTCGGGGAACCCCATTGTCATTTTTGGAGGTTCCAGTTCAGTAGGACAGTTCA CAATTCAACTTGCCAAAGTATCGGGATTCTCTCCTATAATTACAACCGCATCTTTGAGGCATGCCGACGCTCTTAAAGATATTGGTTGCACTCATGTACTCGACCGTAACCTTTCTTCAGACGCACTCAATGCAGAAATTAGTCAGATCACTACAAAACCCATCCACCATGTGTACGACTCAATATCTTCCGATCTTACCCAACAAATCGCTTTCGATATTTTATCTCCCGGAGGTCGCATCGTTTATGTCTCATTCCCCACTGTAAAAGCAACAGAGGAGAAGCAAATTAATTTTGCGTATGCAAAGCTCACAATACCTCCAAACACAGAGCACATGCCTGCGTTCTATCATGACCATGTCTACAGCTTCATAGAAAAGGGTTGGATCACT CCTAACAACATTGAGGTCTTGCCCAACGGTCTTGCTGGAGTCATTGAGGGCTTACAAAGGTTGGAGGCGGATAAGGTTTCGAGGCTGAAGCTTGTCGCTCGTCCACAAGAAACAGATTAA
- a CDS encoding ABC transporter G family member (ABC transporter G family member ARB_01379): MAPSGKCPPCFNCMLPVFECGQFAECNKYDGQCKCPPGWSGIDCLQPQCDSLADGEHRRPRTGDSCECKDGWGGINCNVCKTDNACVGFPLAGGIITEGDDEVANMTCYKGGETVFNNHQMCDVTNRKILDMLPGRPPQVTFSCDAQDRTCAFQFWTAQVESFYCALEECESKTDRSYASNTTSYQCEKIKCKCVPGRFICGEDGSIDISDFLTEEIKGPATFSCKSKQGCKFEEPAMNDLIDQIFGDAYITLQCEGGECLHYSQVPGYVQPPKPDNTLWVALSSAGALLFVLLTFLVLWYSGRANKGGDFGQLRLPEHESAKLMMDHVPASLYFSGITYDLAGRTILDNITGCVKPGQIMAIMGASGAGKSTFLDILARKRKRGAVYGTTLVNGREVSDAEFRNVIGYVDQEDTLMSTLTVYETILYSALLRLPREMSIEAKKFRTLETMNELGILGIKDMRIGKSGHRSISGGEKRRVSIACELVTSPSILFLDEPTSGLDAYNAFNVVESLVSLARNYNRTVVFTIHQPRSNIVALFDQLLVLAAGKLVYSGEFTKCQEYFASIGQPCPPGFNIADFLIDLTMHASIDAPAASESSTPLDVSPPSDNPNVASAEQGLSIVPHSVPLSVRSLLSTNPDDDTELRPTSSSSSGNYIKRKTSQIFKAVLENGVVSLVANKNQMQNVPVAPALNVLVEAYAGSTIAAEIKAAGEQLRREVVRADASSGNGNANGTTSNELPDVILETSMLRGRKRASWTTQFRILSGRAFKNLYRDPALLTAHYTSAIALAIICGLFYHNVTNDISGFQNRLGIFFFSLALFGFSCLSSLGLFANERILFIRERANGYYSSFTYFSSKILFDILPLRLIPPMMFGGIVYGLVGLVPAVSIFWKFMLTLVLFNLTTASVVLWLSIAFANVSVASLVGTLIMLFNLLFTGLLINRESVSPAFQWLHTISFFHAAFEALAVNELRFLQLKEVKYGVELDVPAATILSVFGLRSQSFWWPNISLLAIFFVVFTISSYITLHYFVKERR; encoded by the exons ATGGCACCTTCAG GCAAATGCCCACCTTGTTTCAATTGCATGTTGCCCGTTTTCGAGTGCGGGCAGTTTGCTGAATGCAATAAGTACGACGGTCAATGCAAATGCCCTCCTGGATGGTCGGGAATTGACTGTCTACAACCGC AATGTGACTCATTGGCGGACGGGGAGCATCGAAGGCCTAGAACTGGGGACAGTTGCGAATGTAAAGATGGTTGGGGTGGAATAAATTGCAATG TTTGTAAAACCGACAATGCTTGTGTCGGCTTCCCTCTGGCAGGTGGTATCATTACCGAAGGGGATGATGAGGTAGCAAACATGACATGCTACAAGGGCGGGGAAACTGTCTTCAACAATCATCAGATGTGCGACGTCACCA ACCGGAAGATTCTTGATATGCTACCAGGACGGCCGCCGCAGGTTACTTTCAGTTGCGACGCTCAAGACCGCACTTGCGCCTTCCAGTTCTGGACCGCTCAAGTCGAATCTTTTTATTGCGCTTTGGAAGAATGCGAATCGAAGACGGATAGGAGTTACGCCTCCAACACAACGAGCTATCAATGCGAAAAGATCAAATGCAAATGTGTACCTGGGAGGTTTATCTGTGGGGAGGACGGAAGCATAG ACATCTCCGATTTCTTGACTGAAGAAATTAAAGGTCCTGCGACGTTCAGTTGCAAGTCCAAACAGGGGTGTAAATTTGAGGAGCCAGCAATGAATGATTTGATCGATCAAATATTCGGAGACGCGTATATCACTCTTCAATGCGAGGGTGGTGAATGTCTACACTATTCGCAGGTTCCTGGCTACGTC CAACCTCCGAAACCGGACAACACTTTATGGGTGGCATTAAGTTCAGCTGGCGCTCttcttttcgttcttttGACATTCCTAG TTTTATGGTATTCTGGTCGCGCCAACAAGGGCGGAGACTTTGGTCAGCTTCGCCTACCGGAACATGAATCTGCAAAGTTGATGATGGATCACGTCCCCGCTTCCCTCTACTTTTCTGGTATCACATATGACCTTGCCGGCCGTACCATTTTGGATAACATCACTGGATGTGTCAAGCCTGGGCAAATCATGGCCATTATGGGTGCCTCCGGTGCCGGAAAGTCTACGTTCCTCGACATCCTTGCTCGCAAGCGAAAGAGAGGGGCCGTTTATGGAACTACCCTTGTTAATGGACGTGAAGTCAGTGATGCCGAATTCCGGAATGTTATAGGATATGTGGATCAGGAGGACACCTTAATGAGCACGTTAACCGTCTACGAAACGATTCTTTACAGTGCCTTGTTGCGACTCCCGAGGGAGATGAGCATTGAAGCTAAGAAATTCAGGACACTCGAGACTATGAACGAGTTGGGTATTCTGGGTATCAAGGACATGAGGATCGGAAAGAGCG GTCACCGTTCAATTTCAGGGGGAGAGAAGCGCAGAGTATCGATTGCCTGTGAACTGGTTACTTCGCCTTCAATCCTCTTCCTGGATGAACCTACCAGCGGCCTCGATGCCTACAATGCTTTCAACGTCGTTGAAAGTCTTGTATCCCTTGCGCGCAACTATAACCGAACTGTTGTCTTCACTATACACCAACCCCGCAGCAATATTGTTGCTCTATTCGACCAACTCCTCGTCTTAGCCGCCGGGAAGTTGGTGTACTCCGGTGAATTCACCAAGTGCCAGGAATACTTTGCTTCAATAGGCCAGCCCTGCCCCCCTGGTTTCAATATCGCCGATTTCCTTA TTGATCTCACGATGCATGCGAGCATTGACGCTCCTGCGGCCTCGGAATCATCAACACCTCTCGATGTCTCACCTCCTAGCGACAATCCTAATGTTGCCAGCGCAGAACAAGGACTGTCTATCGTTCCACATAGCGTGCCCCTCTCTGTTCGCTCTCTCTTGTCAACAAACCCCGACGACGATACCGAGCTGCGGCCGACGAGTTCATCCTCATCTGGGAACTACATCAAGCGCAAGACATCACAGATCTTCAAGGCCGTGCTAGAGAACGGTGTTGTAAGCCTCGTCGCGAATAAAAATCAAATGCAGAATGTACCTGTTGCACCGGCGCTGAATGTGCTTGTGGAGGCGTATGCGGGAAGCACAATCGCTGCTGAGATCAAGGCGGCTGGTGAACAACTGAGGAGGGAAGTCGTCCGCGCAGACGCCAGCAGTGGAAATGGCAATGCAAATGGAACCACAAGCAATGAGCTTCCAGATGTTATCCTCGAGACTTCGATGCTGAGAGGGCGGAAGAGGGCTAGTTGGACCACGCAATTTAGGATTTTGAGTGGCAGGGCTTTCAAGAACTTATATCGTGATCCCGCGTTGCTAACTGCTCATTACACTTCCGCTATTGCACTGGCTA TTATTTGTGGGCTATTCTACCACAACGTTAC GAATGATATTTCAGGTTTCCAGAATCGACTCG gcattttctttttctcgctGGCTCTTTTCGGCTTTTCTTGTTTGTCGAGTCTGGGCCTATTCGCTAATGAACGCATACTCTTCATTAGAGAAAG GGCAAATGGATATTATTCTTCTTTCACATATTTCTCATCGAAG ATTCTGTTTGATATCTTACCATTACGTCTCATTCCCCCCATGATGTTCGGCGGAATCGTATATGGCCTCGTCGGCCTCGTGCCAGCCGTGTCTATTTTCTGGAAGTTCATGCTTACGCTGGTGTTGTTCAACCTGACCACCGCCAGCGTTGTACTATGGCTCTCAATCGCATTTGCGAATGTAAGCGTGGCGAGTTTAGTTGGCACGCTCATCATGCTGTTCAA TCTGTTGTTCACGGGTCTGTTGATCAATCGCGAGAGCGTTTCTCCTGCATTCCAATGGCTGCATACTATTTCATTCTTCCATGCCGCGTTTGAGGCTCTTGCTGTGAATGAGCTGAGATTCCTGCAGTTGAAGGAGGTGAAG TATGGCGTCGAGCTGGACGTTCCAGCTGCGACCATTTTGTCTGTATTCGGGCTTAGATCCCAG TCATTCTGGTGGCCCAACATTTCGCTACTCGCCATTTTCTTCGTTGTTTTCACGATATCGAGCTATATCACTCTACATTATTTCGTCAAGGAAAGACGCTAG
- a CDS encoding Zinc-type alcohol dehydrogenase-like protein C2E1P3.01, whose protein sequence is MQKALLLNSKYGNFVVSDIPRESPGVGEVLIKVQSAALNPVDWKIQRFGYLIDGYPAVLGSDIAGDVVEVGEGVSDFQKGDRVFSQAVFKKTRGAFQQYVVASTSSLSKIPPKFSYDEVSTLPMALTTAFAGLYKDPDSGLGITPPITEEARGKYANTPIVILGGSSSVGQYVIQFAKLSGFSPIIVTASPSHTDSLLEIGASNVIDRNLSTSSLSEEIGKITSKPIHFVFDSIALAETQQTAIDIISPGGRAVVVLPAVVAPAEGKYLSKTNAGHVHPIPTFYREHLYGFLEKGFITPNRFEILPNGLAGIVEGLERLEANRVSRLKLVARPQETL, encoded by the exons ATGCAGAAAGCCCTTCTTCTGAACTCGAAATATGGAAATTTTGTCGTGTCCGATATCCCTCGTGAATCGCCTGGAGTAGGCGAGGTCCTGATCAAAGTGCAGTCCGCGGCTCTTAATCCTGTCGATTGGAAGATACAGAGATTCGGCTACCTCATCGATGGATATCCTGCTGTACTAGGGAGCGATATCGCGGGCGACGTTGTTGAGGTTGGCGAGGGTGTTTCGGATTTCCAGAAGGGCGACAGAGT CTTCAGCCAGGCCGTCTTCAAAAAGACTCGTGGAGCGTTCCAACAATATGTCGTTGCCTCCACTTCATCCTTGTCAAAA ATACCTCCCAAGTTTTCGTATGATGAAGTATCCACATTGCCCATGGCCCTAACAACTGCCTTTGCAGGCCTCTACAAAGATCCTGACTCTGGCCTTGGAATCACACCGCCAATAACTGAAGAGGCTCGGGGCAAATATGCCAACACTCCAATCGTCATACTTGGTGGCTCCAGTTCTGTAGGGCAATATG TCATTCAGTTTGCTAAGCTCTCAGGCTTCTCTCCAATCATTGTAACTGCATCGCCCTCGCACACCGATTCCCTATTGGAGATCGGAGCATCAAATGTGATTGACCGAAATCTATCTACATCCTCTCTAAGCGAAGAGATAGGAAAAATCACATCCAAACCTATTCattttgtttttgattcCATTGCATTGGCAGAAACACAGCAAACTGCGATCGATATCATATCTCCTGGCGGTCGTGCCGTCGTTGTCTTACCGGCTGTAGTGGCTCCAGCTGAAGGAAAGTATCTCTCCAAAACAAATGCAGGACACGTGCATCCAATCCCTACCTTCTATCGTGAACACCTCTACGGATTTTTGGAGAAGGGTTTCATCACG CCAAATCGATTTGAGATTCTACCGAATGGTCTAGCTGGAATCGTGGAAGGACTTGAAAGGCTGGAGGCCAACAGAGTGTCTAGGTTGAAGCTTGTGGCGCGTCCTCAGGAAACATTGTAG